The Prinia subflava isolate CZ2003 ecotype Zambia chromosome 6, Cam_Psub_1.2, whole genome shotgun sequence genome contains the following window.
TAATCGCAGTcccagagaaaaagagaacacTTTATAATGTTTCTGAAGTAAAGAGGAGAAGGGAGATATAATGTACAAAACCACACCTGCTGCAAATACTAAATCAAAGTGATCTATGAAATAACATACACATTTAGAGAGTCAGtcatgttaatttaaaaatatcctaTGATCTTTATACAGTAAAAACGTCTTTACTATCAATAAAGAGAGTTAATATAGCACGATAATAGTTTCCAACTGGTAGGCATATTACATAAATGTGTGCACTGCTACACATACACAAGCCTTTAGGCAATGCACAGTAATTGGAGAGCAGAAAATGAATGTATGGAGTTTAGAACATGCAGACTCTGAGCACCACAGCAAAACACCCATCAGATTAAAATTTACCACCTTACTTACAAACAAGGAACAGTCTTCAAAATACATTCCCATGGTCATAATGTATTGCCTTAATCTGGGGGAGTTAACAAAACCCTTGGCATTGCAGCACAAATGATTTTTGGTGGCTACAAACCAAAGCTGGAAGCTGTACATAAATGTACACCAAGGCAGAATCTgagcaaatatatttaaagcTATATTTTAACTGCAGCATATCAAGTAAATATTATAACAGAAAACATGTATTTTGATGGAAAAGCACAGTTACAGGAAATAAACTTGTCAGAAAAATTATAGCCATGTGATCTGTTGTGTTAGCAGCACATCATCATGTACAGGAGTAATGGGAATCAGATGTTGCAACAGCcttttaaagcttttgtttCAAGACCATGCCCAAAGGACTCCTCTACAAGAGCAAAAAGTTGATATGCCAATAAAAAGTTAACATTTCAGGTAAAGACTACATTGCTTCATAACCATTTCATTGCTGTTTGATTAAACTGAAAGGTAAAAACATTGTCACTCAATAGTGCTCCACACAAAGTGTTTCTTTTACCAATGTCTTCGACCTGCAGCTCCTCCGTGGGCCACCACGTTGCTCACTGGCGTGGAATCTGAAACCTGGTGATTTCTCCCCAGCAGTTAACAGCTTGTGTAGCTTCTAGGATTGTTAAGGAAACCAAATCAACAATCCAAATCTTTGCATGTATTGGCAACATCTTAAAAATTCTGCGTACTTACAGACACAAGAGACGTGAGGGTAAGAGCCCAGTTACTCTGAAGTGTCCCTCACAGCATGGGGCAGTTTCATTCCTGAACGCCCAAGAGCTCCTCTGGACCATTATTTTATGGCTCACATTACCTGAGAAATGGGACGTCCCCAGGAAGGTCAATCTGGGCAGGCTGCAGCTTTCTAAGGACCAAAATGAAGACATTCTTCTCACCTCAGTGGAACAGAGCACCTTCCCAGGtacttctctgcagagctgctctgggaaatcaCAAAATCTCTAACCTCGCTTAGGGTCAGATCACAAGATCCAATTCTTGCCCTTTGGGAGCAACACTTCTATTGCTTGCACCAGGAAGAAATCCCAGTAAATTGTAAATCTGGCAAAGTGGCCAGAAGCATAGACACACTGTGCAAATTTGTAAATTCAGAAGTAAATTACTTAGATTTAAGGAATTGGGTagaatttatttcaaattataaaaaaatcaattatttagCACTTATTTATAAATTAGACTACCAATTTTTGGAgtaaaaaaccacatttaatctaaaataccagataaaatatgcaaaagaaGAACTACCCTTATATAACTTACTAGAAGTTACATATTTAGTAATAAAACAGAAACtcaaaagaatatttcattAGGTAATTTAATTTAGTGTGTTCAATTTGAAACTTAagttatgatttatttttatactgCTTTTGCTTTTACATATGAAGTCACATATACAAACATTTCTAGCATTAAAGGCAATACCATATTagaaaattattacattttatgGTTATtagtcttttattttaaatagtttatACACTATTGAACAGCAATTACAGTAGATAATAAAGAATTGTGCAATGTCTTAAAATTGTTTAACAacctaaaataatttaaattgtaAGGAAAAAGTAGAATTCAAAGCTGCTGGaacattttggtgaaaaaaataTGGACTTCCAAGTTCATAGATGGGATTTCTCAACAAACATTGcaactgaaaattttaaattggCTATTTTTAATCTGCCAGAACGTGCAACCATATTTGTCCTACGTGgactctttctcttttttcttaatgtaCTGTGATGAGCTGGATTTTGTCTTTGATGGGACATCAGAACCCAGGgcactgtgtgtgtgctgcCTCCCACAGAGGAGGGCAGAGGTGCAGAAGCCAGGACACATCCCCCAGGGACCCAAGTCACCCAGGACAACCCTCCCGCTTCCAGGGGAGATTCCCATGCTGGGCCACAGGAGGTAGTGGAGATAAACACCTGATGCAGGCAGGCAGACTCTTGAAATAAAAGAGGAGTATGAAGCCACTcagtcctgatttttttttgggtATCACTTAAATAGAAACAGGCATCCACCTGGAGTTAGAACTAGGGAAAACACACCTTCCTGCTGGCATTACAGGCGTGGGTGCTCGGTGACcccacagcctgctgcagctgcaggcaggggatCCAGGCACTCTCCAGAACCTGGCTGCTCACCTGCTCTTCCTTATCACCTTTTCTGCTTATTAACAAGGTTTAGCCCTTTGCAGCCACAAACATGGGGAAACTCACCCCCGCTAAGCAGCTGACTCTGTAATCACAGCGGCAAGATGTCGTTTGCCTTGGTTTTAATGTAATGTTATACCCAAACTTGCAGTATCTATAGAGGTAAGTTCTAATGCTATCAATGCAGAAAATAATATCCAGATATAGATGTTGTAAGATATAGCATTACTTTGCAAACAGTTTTAGCATCTGTAGCTATTAATATGCAATGTATATTAGTAATAGTTCAAGCTCACTATTCTTTCAGTTCAACTTTATATGATTTTATTATAGTATATAAAAAGGTGAAAGAAGTAATTAATTGGGAGAGCCTACCTACCTATGATTATGGAGGGCCTACATCTAGCACTAACCTTCATGCTGCAAGCCCTTGGCTCCACTCACACGACAACACTTTGTTTTAACTCAAAGGGATGGCTTTATCTCAGAAGgatttctgcttttattctcttttattcATCGCAGGCATGGGTCTGATATACCCCATGCTAAAGCAAATGAGGAGATTTCACCAGCTAAAGCTGAGTGAGGTCTGACAGCAACGAAAAGGCTGCAGAGGTAGGGAGAAATCTCCAAAATGCTGTTAGAAGCAATGGCAGTATATTATTACTTTAATTAATCTCTACTCTGTGTTATTCTATTTCTTCAGTGAAATGCTGCATGAAGTAGTGGGGGGTGAAGTGAGGTAAGAATTTGTGTCAAAACCTGGTGGGTTTCCTGACCTCCCCTTCATGCTTCCTGTGTTCTTGCTGCCTTCACACACTGCCCAGCAGCAAGGCCCCCTCTCCAACAGATCTGTGGGCCATCAGAGAAAACACTCAGTGGAATCAAGGCTCTACCCTTCCACTACAAGCAGTACTCTCTCAAAGCCAAACTGCTGTCAATATTGGCCTTTCTTCCCCTTCCATCACCAGCATTATATTTGTTAAGTCACCTTTCTCTGGTTTAGAATGAAAGGGATCAGCTCCACCAGTCAGCAGTGTGTGCACATTGTACAAGCAGGCAAAATTTGTCACGGTGACATCAAGCCACCAACACAAGCACATCTATTACCCTTTCTCTCTGGCGTGGTGAGACAGCTGCCCTCAAGGTATTGGCCTCTGAGCCTCCCTGATAAATCACTGGCATGTAGGGAACCTGGTTATCCCAACATGGCAGGGGCACAGGATGATATTCAGCTGCAGAAGGACATGGAAGAACAATATCCATGAGGCTTATAATGAAAGATTTTTGATATACTTAAGTAGTTAACAAAAATTTATTGCAAGAGATAGTTTGTCACTAGATTTACAGTTTCAGAGAACATAGTACAAAACATAGTGCATCAGCTTTGTCTAAACATTAAATAGGTGCAAATACACaaagataaaaaacaaaaagtgaatACTTTACAACATAAGTTATAGaactataaatatattttatatacattatACATATTCTAAGACATGATtttcacatatatatatatatatagttcATTATTAGTATCAGACTAATCAGTGCTTCAGTAATAGTATAGGTCTGAACTTGCCATGAATGTTTGTTGCATCGCTATACTTACAGTAAATGCTTCCCAAGGAATCTCAAACCAGTTTAGTTCACGGGACCGCTTTGCAAAGCTCGAGGGGATTATGGAACCAGCAAGGACCGCTTAGCGGAAGGCTCTTGCCCCGGTCCGTGTCCTAGAAGAGCGGCTGCAGGGGGATGACAGCCGGGTGCGGGGCCAGCAGGGACGGGAAGACGGAGTGCGGCAGCGGGGGGAAGGCCagcggggcgggcggcagcgccgagggcggcagcagcggcagctgcggcggggccgcgaAGGCGGCGTGTGCCCCCGGGCACAGCCGCGGCCCCACCGGGACATGAGGTAAAGGCGCTCTGGAGAGAGCCGGGACCTGCGAGAGGAACTGCTGGTGCGGCTGGAGGACCTTGAGCGTGCCGGcgtgctgctgcaggatggtGTGGTGGATGGTGGTCACCGAGGTAGAGCacagcggcggcggcagcggcagcggcggcagcgccgaGCCCGGCGGCGGCAGGGCCGGCGGGGCGAACGCCAGCTTCACCTTGCCCGACAGCACGGTCTGCGGCAGGAGCTGCTGATACGCCTCCGACGGCAGCTCTTTGAACTTCTCGTGGTTATCGGGAGGGAACAGCAGCGTCTGGTCgggcagggggaagggggcTATTAACTGCTCCGTAGTTAGAAAGGTGTGACTGTTTACATGTGCTTCTTTGAATGGCAAGGGCGGGGGGCTGCTGAATATGCCGGGATTACACTGCACCCACTCCCCGGCCACCTCACCCATTTTCTCGAGCGGCAGCGACTCGGCCAACTCGTAATGGCAAAGATAGGACTTAGGAGGAGTTTGTTCCAAGTGTCTGTTGGGGACGGGAACTTTGTAACGAGCTTTGTTTTCACGACTGttgacattttcctttttctttccctcttggGGAGCGTCCTGCTTGgcggcagcagctgctggagcaccGTGctcaggggcaggggcagcacaaCTTGCGATGGCATCGGGAAGCGTGCCGGGTGCGCTCTCCATCGCTGCGCACACTGCTGGTTTTTCATCTTCCAGAACCTGTGGGCCAGCAGTTTCTACAGGTGACTTGCTTTCCTCCAGCTCCATTGTTTCATCCCTATCTTTTGTATCATCATCTTTGAGGGCTGCATTGGTTTGCTCTAGATTGTCTTGAGTCAGTAAGTCCCccaaaatatttaatgcagAGTTTGCAGAATTTTCTTTGGAAGATTCAGAGGTCTCACTTTTTGCACTCCTGTCAAGGAAAACATGATGGATTCTAGTCTTCCTTTTCCTGCGTTTCCCTTTCGCCTTGTGACAGGTACCTAGAGCATGTCCTTGCCTCAGATATTCCTCTGCTGATAATGCCTGTCCACATGAGCTCTCATCCGAGGACGAGGAATACGTGTGCTGCCTCCGCTTGCGGTGGGGTTTCTCAGGTTCTTCTGTCAGAACACTGTAACCTCTCTTTATGGGCTGGTTCTGACTCAGCCCCTTCTCCTCGCTGCATTGTCCTAAGCACTCGTGCTCTGGGCTACAGCTTGACCTCCCGACTTTCCATCTACAGCACGTTTTCGAgtgcctcaggctgtgcctcctggAGCTCCGAGTCAGCTGCTTTGCCTGCCTCCGGGAGCTCGCTTTGCTCCTTCTGTGTGGTCCTTTACAACCCTGGTGTTGGCTGCTACTTTTTGCACTCCAAAAGTCACACCAGCCTCTGTCCCAGCGTACGTGATCTGATGCAGACACAACTCTCTTAGGACCATTTTCAATGCCAAATTTTGGCTGCAACTGCTGCACCTCACCTGCAGTTAACCAGATATTTCCTGCACCATGTCTGCACTTCTCTGCATTGTTTTGGAGATgctgatatttattttcatctctgtAAATAACTTCTTTTTCAGTTACTGGAGACATCTCCATTTCTGCTACTGTTGTGTCTCCACAGTGATGATAATGACAATGacataattttcttctccttttccgttttctgcttttgtgaagCCATTTTTCATGGCCTTCTTTGATCCAGACTTTGTTGTATTTCTCATCTATCACAGTGTTTTGTTGTAAGGGGTTATGAGATATGTgatacttttctatttttctaatCCTGAATGACTCATCCAAGGacactttgttttgattttttgcaAGGTCACAATTTCTGAAGAGGGAAACATCACTTAACAGGGGTATTGTATAGTTGCACACATTTTTATTCACTTCTACTTCATAATCACCACACTCTGAATTAGGTCTTTTTGTAAAATCTGAGACTAAGATACGGTTAGATTCAGTTTTATGGTGCAAATGAGGTATGTTTGGTTGATGCTTGGGCTTTTCTTGGCTTTCACTTGCTCTTGATGacttaaaatcaaaatataaagGATTACAGCTGTAAGAAATCGACGGGTCTGTAGTTGTGTAAATTAACATTTCTGATGGCCACTGAAGAACGTTTGACCCGTATTTGCTAAGAACGGGAACAAAGGGTTGGCAGGGTCTCTTGTGTACATCCGGTTTGCTTTTTGGGGCTCCACCACCTTCTTCAGTCGGCAGTGGAACGGCTGCATCTGCCCGCaggctttttatttcagtttcagcTGCACAGGGGTCACTGTTCCCGTCGTTACCGTCTTCCTCTGCAACCTCCTGCAGAGAGAAGGCCTCCTCCCGAGGCTCCTGCACAGGAGCTCTGTTTGCCTGCAGCTCGTGCCCGCTGCCGTCCAGGGACAGGGCCTGAGCGCTGTCTGCAGCCAGGGCCGGCGTGTGATCCCCTAGGTCAGCCACACTCACCTCCACACCACGGCCATCTGTGTCCCAGGACACCGGCTGCCTCGAGTGGGGCATGGCAGCAGGTAAAGCTGGACTCTCCAGCACCCTGTTCTCCTCACTGGACAGCTCTTTTGAGTCCTGAGCTTCAGGAGCTTCTGCTGTGTCGATGCATTTTTCCACCAGCGGGGGAAAACAGTTGTGTTTCTCCTCAGGGCACAcaattatttctgctgctgaaggagaCTGAAGGTTGCACGTTCCTGGAACAAACCTACTCCTTCTGCTGGACCCATGCTCCATGGAGGCCTCCTCATTGAACTCAtagaaaacagcagctgaagacTCCAGTTTGACCGCTGCTTTCTtaggaaaagcaaaggagaacCCAACTCTGTGTCCTTGAGCCCTTTGGACCTGTTCTCCGCACTTGTTAGTGTCGGATTGATGACCACCTGCATCTCCAGGAGTGGAAGAAATCACAGAAGCAATGTCCTTGCAATTCTGTGCATCGTGCATTAATGCACAGCTGAAATCCTGTCGCCTGGCAGGATCCACAGCAGCGCTTTTGGGGATATTGTGGCAATCATCTCGCACAGTCACTGTCGTGGATTTGAACATAGGGCCACTTCCAGGAGCACTAcgaaggaaaataaaacttcgAGTCAATATTGTTCAGAGAACCGTTGACAGAAACTTGGCATTACATTGGTATTTAAGTGAGCTTTTTAAGGGAAGAGGAGGACTCTGTGGATATGGACATTTAGACTACAAAAAAAAGTCACCTTTTATCATAAAGATCAGTTGACTAGCACTAAAAAAAAGAATGAGTAAACATTATGTGAACTTCATGTGAAGTTATCAGCTGAAGGACTAATATTCCTACACAGTGGTTAACTTTCCCTAGACACGCTGGGCAAAGAAGACACGTCTGTCTCCCAGAAATGTtgcttctcctcccagcagaCCACCATGGTTACAACTATGCTGTTACTACAGATAGCAGTTTTACATCCCTTCCTGTTACAAAACATATTAAAACAGAGAGTACTTCATAGAGCACTGCCCCCACAGTCATCACTTCGGTGACTGCTGCTCTGCCTACAGGcaatcccacagcagctcccatccTATTTGTGTGCACAAACCAAACCATCGCCACCTCAGCAATTTCTTTCATGGAGAAATAAAACTGGGGAGAGGATTTCAGCTGACAGAAGTAAAGTAAGTGATTCATCCCTCTTGAGAAAAAATGTATCACTGTCTACTTCTGTTCTTAATTTCATGTCCTCTTCCCATCTGTTCTATTCGACTTAATAGGAAGCAAAGAGAAGAGCAAAAAGTGTTTAAGCTGACAGTTTTCCAGGATCCACAGAAACTGCTCAGCACTAGGAGTAATGGACCTGTGTTAAAGccatttctttgtttgttttagccAAATCCCTCTGTGTTACAGTACAGAGCAATACTCGCTGAGGAGTCATTGGGAAAACTTCAAAGTGTCACTTAGGACCCCAAGAAGTGCTGAGATGAAGAATAGTGTCTTTACCCTATCAGGTCTAGAAAATAAGGTAGAGGTTTTATGAGAAAGGAATTCCTCATCAGAATTCCTGCCTTGTCCAGTTCTTtataaatttgaaatatatattaaaCCCACACATAAATCCTTTCTTTCACTGAATAAAATGGTGACTTCTACAAAACTAGCCTAGAAAATGacagtttaaaaaatcctaTGTATCTGTCTGCGTCACACCTCTAAGGATGCAAAGTGGTAGTAAATAGCAATTATGAAATAGATAAATTAGGGTCAGATAGAAACTCTCCTTCAGGAACTagcaaaagaatattttaaaaaaacccaaagaatcCACAGAAGACAAAGGCTTGCAAAATCTGTGCTTCACTAgcatggaaaaagggaaagagtaagttcctttttcctctttctcatgCAATATGAAAAATTCAGGTTTTGGATCATGTTGAGGGGGAATGACATCTAATATACTCAAGTATAAAATACGGACAGTTAAAACAGTCATGGGAGAGAAAGAGTTTCCACATGTGTTCTCATAAGAAGATGAAAAAGTTAGGTGTTGTGTTGCTTCTGTCAAACAGACCCCGCAACATTCATGTCCCATCCACCTGCTCATTCAGACTTTATTTCAGCTACTGCCCACCATACAAACTAGGGACAAAGAGATTATTTCTGAATAAGAGCTGCAGCTTGGTTGAGATTCTCTATTAGTTCATCTGGGGGGGGTGAAGGCTGAATAAAGAGACAACAGTTACACATGAGCatccacattttttctttcttttttttcttcagagattATACTGTGAAAAGTACATACATTTTCAGTGGCTTATCAGTGTCAGAACTGTGTCATATTTTGAGAACTCAGTCACAACTAGCGAGCTCAATACTAATTTCAACAGCTTTCCTAGATACAGTACTAAAAATGTACGAGTCACTTCTACAGAGGGAGGTAAACAGTCTGCTGAGCAGGGGAAAAGGAGCATTTAccttttaatataaaaaaatctgGCTATTGAGATCTAAAGCTAGGTTTCTGGATGCTTTCCCAGGCGAGCATTTTGAAAACTAAATCGCAGAGATCTGTTACATCCTGGAGAGACAGACTGTGTTCCTCACCTCATCAATGAAGTAGTGTCAGCCTGCAAATGCATGACCTAGTTCACTCAGCTTTCAACCAAAGCGCTCGGTTTtatgaaatatatatgaaacacatctttttttaaactaaaaatgtGTCATTTTAGCTCAGCTGAAAAAGCAGCGTTAAACATTCATTCCTGCACACAGTGTGAATCAAATGCTGCACACAGAATGCTTCCAGAATGCcccaaaaatgtgtgtgtggctACAGCCAAGGGTCCTCTGCATCCCACAGGTAACAGTGGAGGGCTtatttagaagtattttttttttctgtttgagcAGCTATGGACTTACCACGTTCTCTCTTTCCTTAGCTCAGCTAGCTTGTGCAAACGTTGAAGGgctttctcctgttttctttcatcttttcttgACTTAGATGCTACATTTCGAGCAAACTCCCTCTGTTTCAGTTCCTTCAGCCTCTGCAAGAAACAGCCACATAATGCACATAAAAACCCCTGGGATGAGAAACACTGTAATGACAGTTACTTGCTGGTAAGTAAATACTAATTATTTCACAGCGTGAACTATTCCGAACCTAACAATTCAACAAATTTAAGGATTTCAAGGGAATAACTAAAACACCTAGAGATGCTAGAGATAGGTTAGCCAGGCTAGAGATGACCTAGCAAACTATACTGCAGCTTTTGTGATAATGTAAACCAGCCTCGGTAGGATGAGGTAAAGTTCACCCAGAATTTTGTTCATGATTCTTCCCCAAAACATTCCCTACAGCATAACTGCTTTTTGagataacaacaaaaaaaaacgAGACCACCCCAGGTATTTTTCTGCAGGGCCTCTCAAAAGCCCACTGATCCCCCAGATGACactaaatctgtatttttctgccCGAGATGCTGGGCATGGCActtgtcactgctgctctgtggaagGCCCCTGTCAGCTCTTCTCTCCAGCTCACCGCGGTCCctctggccctgccctgccacgtTATCAGCCTGCAAAGCTCCTGGGAGCTCCTGTCCTGCCATCCCAGGCATTATTAGAGATGCTAAAGGGTCCTGACCCAGCAGGGATCTCCAAGGGATGTAAGGGATGGAGAAGTCTTGTACTCAGGAATGAGCTTGGCCCTTTGAAGGAGCCTGTGTTGGCT
Protein-coding sequences here:
- the ZNF804A gene encoding zinc finger protein 804A, whose protein sequence is MECYYIVISSAHLSNGHFRNIKGVFRGPLSKNGNKTLDYAEKKNTIAKALEDLKANFYCELCDKQYYKHQEFDNHINSYDHAHKQRLKELKQREFARNVASKSRKDERKQEKALQRLHKLAELRKERTCAPGSGPMFKSTTVTVRDDCHNIPKSAAVDPARRQDFSCALMHDAQNCKDIASVISSTPGDAGGHQSDTNKCGEQVQRAQGHRVGFSFAFPKKAAVKLESSAAVFYEFNEEASMEHGSSRRSRFVPGTCNLQSPSAAEIIVCPEEKHNCFPPLVEKCIDTAEAPEAQDSKELSSEENRVLESPALPAAMPHSRQPVSWDTDGRGVEVSVADLGDHTPALAADSAQALSLDGSGHELQANRAPVQEPREEAFSLQEVAEEDGNDGNSDPCAAETEIKSLRADAAVPLPTEEGGGAPKSKPDVHKRPCQPFVPVLSKYGSNVLQWPSEMLIYTTTDPSISYSCNPLYFDFKSSRASESQEKPKHQPNIPHLHHKTESNRILVSDFTKRPNSECGDYEVEVNKNVCNYTIPLLSDVSLFRNCDLAKNQNKVSLDESFRIRKIEKYHISHNPLQQNTVIDEKYNKVWIKEGHEKWLHKSRKRKRRRKLCHCHYHHCGDTTVAEMEMSPVTEKEVIYRDENKYQHLQNNAEKCRHGAGNIWLTAGEVQQLQPKFGIENGPKRVVSASDHVRWDRGWCDFWSAKSSSQHQGCKGPHRRSKASSRRQAKQLTRSSRRHSLRHSKTCCRWKVGRSSCSPEHECLGQCSEEKGLSQNQPIKRGYSVLTEEPEKPHRKRRQHTYSSSSDESSCGQALSAEEYLRQGHALGTCHKAKGKRRKRKTRIHHVFLDRSAKSETSESSKENSANSALNILGDLLTQDNLEQTNAALKDDDTKDRDETMELEESKSPVETAGPQVLEDEKPAVCAAMESAPGTLPDAIASCAAPAPEHGAPAAAAAKQDAPQEGKKKENVNSRENKARYKVPVPNRHLEQTPPKSYLCHYELAESLPLEKMGEVAGEWVQCNPGIFSSPPPLPFKEAHVNSHTFLTTEQLIAPFPLPDQTLLFPPDNHEKFKELPSEAYQQLLPQTVLSGKVKLAFAPPALPPPGSALPPLPLPPPLCSTSVTTIHHTILQQHAGTLKVLQPHQQFLSQVPALSRAPLPHVPVGPRLCPGAHAAFAAPPQLPLLPPSALPPAPLAFPPLPHSVFPSLLAPHPAVIPLQPLF